The following proteins are encoded in a genomic region of Rhodopirellula islandica:
- a CDS encoding Na(+)-translocating NADH-quinone reductase subunit A, which produces MAMTQSVTRIKKGLDLPITGCPEQHMEAGPAIRQVALLGDDYIGMKPTMLVAAGDRVVLGQPVFEDKKTPGVIYTAPASGTVADVVRGAKRKFEAIVIDVDLDSTESTTVAGIAGSDPVSIAREKLVDGLVQIGLWSSLRTRPFGKVPAIDSAPHSIFVTAIDTNPLAADPAVVLADRKDQFVIGLQALTRLTDGPVHLCQAEKASIPGGDVAGVQSSAFSGPHPAGLAGTHIHYLDPVSLNKTVWYIGYQDVIAIGSFLQTGQLDTRRVISLAGPKVNQPRLIETRLGACIDELVEGEVDTSVKLRVISGSVLNGHIAAAPHQFLGRYDNQVSVIEEGDHREFMGWQKPGFDKFSVTRVFASALTPDRKFDFTSSTGGSERAMVPLGTYEKVMPMDILATQLLRALIVRDTDSAQQLGVLELEEEDLALCTFVCPGKYEYGSLIRENLTTIEREG; this is translated from the coding sequence ATGGCAATGACTCAAAGCGTGACCCGGATCAAGAAGGGGCTCGATCTGCCCATCACGGGATGCCCCGAACAGCACATGGAAGCCGGTCCGGCGATCCGTCAAGTGGCTTTGTTGGGCGATGATTACATCGGAATGAAGCCCACGATGTTGGTGGCCGCGGGCGACCGAGTTGTCTTGGGCCAGCCGGTATTTGAAGACAAGAAAACCCCGGGCGTGATCTACACCGCCCCCGCCTCGGGCACCGTGGCCGACGTCGTTCGCGGCGCGAAACGAAAGTTCGAAGCGATTGTCATCGACGTCGATTTGGATTCGACCGAATCGACCACGGTCGCAGGCATCGCAGGCTCGGATCCCGTCTCGATTGCGCGCGAAAAACTGGTCGATGGCTTGGTCCAAATCGGGCTGTGGTCGTCCCTTCGCACTCGCCCGTTCGGCAAGGTGCCGGCGATTGATTCGGCACCCCATTCGATTTTTGTCACTGCGATCGACACCAATCCCTTGGCGGCGGACCCCGCCGTGGTGTTGGCGGATCGCAAGGACCAGTTCGTGATTGGTTTGCAGGCGCTGACGCGTCTGACCGATGGTCCCGTGCATCTTTGCCAAGCCGAAAAGGCATCGATTCCTGGCGGCGACGTCGCGGGAGTCCAGTCATCGGCGTTCTCGGGACCTCACCCCGCTGGATTGGCCGGAACTCACATTCATTATTTGGATCCCGTCAGCCTCAACAAAACAGTTTGGTACATCGGTTACCAAGACGTGATCGCGATCGGTTCATTCCTGCAGACCGGTCAACTGGACACTCGCCGAGTGATCTCGTTGGCAGGCCCGAAGGTCAACCAGCCACGATTGATCGAAACCCGCTTGGGCGCCTGCATCGACGAATTGGTCGAGGGTGAAGTCGACACCTCCGTCAAACTGCGGGTCATCTCGGGTTCGGTACTCAACGGGCACATTGCGGCGGCACCGCATCAGTTCCTGGGACGCTACGACAATCAAGTGTCGGTGATCGAAGAAGGGGACCACCGCGAATTCATGGGCTGGCAGAAACCAGGCTTTGACAAGTTCTCGGTCACCCGCGTGTTTGCCTCGGCATTGACCCCGGACCGCAAATTTGACTTCACGTCGTCGACCGGCGGCAGCGAACGAGCGATGGTTCCATTGGGCACCTACGAAAAGGTGATGCCGATGGACATCTTGGCAACACAATTGTTGCGAGCGTTGATCGTTCGTGACACCGATTCGGCTCAGCAGCTCGGCGTGCTGGAGCTGGAAGAAGAAGACTTGGCCCTGTGCACGTTCGTGTGCCCCGGTAAATACGAATATGGATCCTTGATCCGAGAAAACCTGACAACCATTGAGCGTGAAGGTTAA
- a CDS encoding Na(+)-translocating NADH-quinone reductase subunit C, with translation MSQPDSTLKTIVTATILCVVCSFAVSAAAVALRPLQEENKVLDRQRNILDAAGLSLGEFGKPAAELDKEQIEKLWAWVSPELIDLETGDVYTDLEGEKAEKYDPREAAKKDSESIEITDPQFDIGVPRREKVARVYYVKKPGSEKIEMVVLPVYGKGLWSTLYGYMALKNDLETIAGLTFYEHAETPGLGGEVDNTKWKAQWVGNKLYDTDGTPAARVAKGPAPDGDDFAVDGLSGATITCRGVTNLVRYWAGSNGYGPFLDKLKQRLTGDASAEADQPESSVESGVEQYDIDNVGPKEPVGE, from the coding sequence ATGTCACAGCCTGATTCCACTTTGAAAACGATCGTGACCGCGACGATTTTGTGCGTGGTCTGTTCGTTCGCCGTCAGTGCCGCTGCGGTGGCACTGCGTCCACTGCAAGAAGAGAACAAGGTCCTCGACCGCCAACGCAACATCTTGGATGCGGCCGGTTTGTCGTTGGGCGAATTTGGAAAGCCAGCCGCCGAGCTGGACAAAGAGCAAATTGAAAAGCTTTGGGCCTGGGTCAGCCCCGAATTGATCGACCTTGAAACGGGTGACGTTTACACCGATCTCGAAGGCGAAAAGGCCGAGAAATACGACCCTCGCGAAGCGGCGAAGAAAGATTCCGAGAGCATCGAAATCACGGACCCGCAGTTCGACATCGGCGTCCCTCGTCGTGAAAAAGTCGCTCGCGTTTACTACGTGAAGAAACCTGGCAGCGAGAAGATCGAAATGGTCGTCTTGCCGGTCTACGGCAAAGGCCTTTGGTCAACGCTGTACGGCTACATGGCCTTGAAGAACGATCTCGAAACGATCGCTGGTTTGACTTTCTACGAGCACGCGGAGACACCTGGTTTGGGTGGCGAAGTGGACAACACGAAATGGAAAGCTCAGTGGGTCGGCAACAAACTGTATGACACCGACGGCACGCCTGCCGCTCGTGTCGCGAAGGGACCTGCCCCCGATGGCGACGATTTCGCCGTCGATGGATTGTCCGGTGCCACGATCACTTGTCGCGGTGTGACCAACCTGGTGCGTTACTGGGCGGGTTCCAACGGATACGGTCCGTTCCTCGACAAACTGAAGCAACGACTTACCGGTGACGCATCCGCGGAAGCCGATCAACCTGAATCCTCCGTCGAAAGCGGTGTCGAGCAATACGACATCGACAACGTCGGTCCCAAAGAACCGGTGGGAGAGTAA
- a CDS encoding NADH:ubiquinone reductase (Na(+)-transporting) subunit D — MAAPKVGKVLFGPVIDNNPIALQILGICSALAVTTSIQVSIVMALAVIAVTGCSNAAVSSIRHYIPGSIRIIVQMTVIASLVIVVDQVLKAYMYEISKQLSVFVGLIITNCIVMGRAEGFAMKNGVWISFLDGIGNGLGYGLVLIVVAFFRELFGSGSLLGFELFQLDRNGGWYNPNNLMLLPPSAFFIIGFMIWVIRLNKPEQIEEA; from the coding sequence ATGGCTGCCCCCAAAGTCGGCAAGGTCCTGTTCGGACCCGTCATCGACAACAACCCAATCGCGTTGCAGATCCTGGGCATTTGTAGTGCTCTGGCTGTGACGACCAGCATCCAGGTCTCGATCGTCATGGCACTTGCCGTGATCGCCGTGACTGGGTGTTCGAACGCGGCGGTGTCGTCCATTCGTCACTACATTCCCGGCAGCATCCGGATCATCGTGCAGATGACCGTGATTGCATCGCTGGTGATTGTCGTTGACCAAGTTCTGAAGGCGTACATGTACGAAATCAGCAAACAACTTTCAGTCTTCGTGGGCCTGATCATCACCAACTGCATCGTCATGGGACGTGCCGAAGGCTTCGCCATGAAGAACGGCGTTTGGATCAGCTTCCTGGATGGGATCGGCAACGGCCTGGGCTACGGATTGGTCCTGATCGTCGTCGCGTTCTTCCGCGAATTGTTCGGCAGCGGTTCGCTGTTGGGCTTTGAACTCTTTCAACTGGACCGCAACGGCGGCTGGTACAACCCCAACAACTTGATGCTGTTGCCGCCCAGTGCGTTCTTCATCATTGGGTTCATGATTTGGGTGATCCGCTTGAACAAACCCGAACAAATCGAAGAGGCCTAA
- the nqrE gene encoding NADH:ubiquinone reductase (Na(+)-transporting) subunit E, whose translation MVEQYLSIFLKAVFVENLALAFFLGMCTFLAVSKNVKTAIGLGIAVIAIETITVPANQLIYSLLLKKGALTWVNDYLISTDTYNFAEVDLTFLGFISYIGVIAAMVQILEMFLDRFMPSLYNALGIFLPLITVNCAILGASLFMEQREYAFGESVVFGFGCGVGWALAIMALAGIREKLKYSDVPPPLRGLGITFITVGLMSLAFMSFSGIQL comes from the coding sequence ATGGTCGAACAATACCTCAGCATCTTTTTGAAGGCTGTCTTCGTCGAGAACCTTGCGCTCGCATTCTTTTTGGGAATGTGCACGTTCTTGGCGGTCAGCAAAAACGTCAAGACGGCAATCGGCTTGGGCATCGCGGTCATCGCGATTGAAACCATCACCGTTCCTGCCAACCAATTGATCTACAGTCTGTTGCTAAAGAAGGGAGCGTTGACTTGGGTCAACGATTACCTGATCAGCACGGACACCTACAACTTCGCGGAGGTCGACCTGACCTTCCTCGGGTTCATCAGCTACATCGGCGTGATCGCCGCCATGGTTCAGATCTTGGAAATGTTCCTGGATCGATTCATGCCCAGCCTTTACAACGCCCTGGGGATCTTCCTTCCCCTGATCACCGTGAACTGCGCCATCTTGGGTGCGTCGTTGTTCATGGAACAACGTGAGTACGCGTTTGGCGAATCCGTTGTCTTCGGCTTCGGCTGTGGCGTGGGTTGGGCGTTGGCGATCATGGCGCTGGCCGGAATTCGCGAAAAATTGAAGTACAGCGACGTTCCTCCGCCGCTTCGCGGTTTGGGAATCACGTTCATCACGGTTGGTTTGATGTCGTTGGCATTCATGTCCTTCAGCGGCATCCAGCTGTAA
- a CDS encoding NADH:ubiquinone reductase (Na(+)-transporting) subunit B produces MKALRDAFDSVHPFFAKGGLLEKAYPMYEALDTFLFTPGETAHGRTHVRDNIDLKRMMITVVFALIPVTLFGMWNTGYQANSAIQKMTDANVAVDYDWHHTVHTAIGLGHDPANHVDNFIYGAIFFIPIYAVCMFVGGHVELVFSVLRGHEINEGFLVTGLLFPLTLPASIPLWQVAVGIAFGVIVAKEVFGGTGRNFLNVALTSRAFLYFAYAGQISGDKVWTAVDGFSGATALGQMANASEDAVGSLSAVQYVWGTEEPITWMSAFIGTIQGCVGETSALLCLVGALILIASGIGSWKIMAGVIAGVTATALLLNFAGSETNAMFAVPFYWHLVIGGLAFGLVFMATDPVSASMTETGKWVYGILIGFMTVLIRVVNPAFPEGIMLAILFGNVFAPLIDWGVVQLNIRRRAARYVTA; encoded by the coding sequence ATGAAAGCATTACGTGACGCATTTGACAGCGTCCACCCGTTCTTTGCCAAAGGCGGACTGCTCGAGAAAGCGTACCCAATGTACGAAGCTCTCGACACGTTCTTGTTCACGCCAGGCGAGACGGCTCACGGACGCACGCACGTGCGCGACAACATTGACCTGAAACGCATGATGATCACGGTCGTCTTCGCGTTGATTCCGGTCACGTTGTTCGGCATGTGGAACACTGGGTATCAAGCCAACTCGGCCATCCAAAAGATGACCGATGCCAACGTGGCAGTCGATTACGACTGGCACCACACCGTTCACACCGCCATCGGGCTCGGACACGATCCAGCCAACCACGTCGACAACTTCATTTATGGGGCGATCTTCTTCATCCCCATTTACGCGGTTTGTATGTTCGTGGGGGGACATGTCGAATTGGTCTTCAGTGTCCTACGGGGGCACGAGATCAATGAAGGCTTCCTGGTCACTGGATTGCTGTTTCCGCTCACCCTGCCCGCTTCGATTCCGCTCTGGCAGGTCGCCGTGGGGATCGCATTCGGGGTGATTGTCGCCAAAGAAGTCTTTGGCGGCACGGGACGCAACTTCCTCAACGTGGCGCTGACTTCGCGAGCGTTCCTGTACTTCGCTTACGCTGGTCAAATCAGCGGTGACAAAGTCTGGACCGCAGTCGATGGCTTCTCCGGTGCAACCGCACTGGGACAAATGGCCAACGCCAGCGAAGACGCGGTTGGTTCGCTGAGTGCCGTTCAATACGTTTGGGGCACCGAGGAACCGATCACCTGGATGAGTGCTTTCATCGGCACGATTCAAGGGTGTGTCGGCGAGACCAGTGCTCTGCTGTGCTTGGTCGGTGCTTTGATTCTGATCGCTTCGGGCATCGGATCATGGAAAATCATGGCCGGCGTGATCGCTGGTGTGACCGCCACCGCCTTGTTGCTCAACTTTGCTGGCAGTGAAACGAACGCCATGTTCGCTGTGCCGTTTTACTGGCACCTCGTCATCGGCGGCCTCGCCTTTGGTTTGGTGTTCATGGCGACCGACCCGGTCAGTGCCTCGATGACCGAGACCGGCAAATGGGTTTACGGAATCCTGATTGGGTTCATGACCGTGCTGATTCGCGTCGTCAACCCTGCTTTCCCTGAAGGCATCATGCTGGCGATCTTGTTCGGCAACGTGTTCGCACCGTTGATCGATTGGGGCGTCGTCCAACTCAACATCCGCCGGAGGGCCGCACGCTATGTCACAGCCTGA